Genomic segment of Arachis hypogaea cultivar Tifrunner chromosome 16, arahy.Tifrunner.gnm2.J5K5, whole genome shotgun sequence:
cttagttttttcaaaaatcacaataatTACGAAAACTTATTAACTAaggaataaatttaaattaattttttgaaaattttaatttattagtttagtAATATAAGATAActacaataatcaataattaaaaagagtaatttataaataacttaaaatttaaaaagtaacaacttaagcaaataacttaaaatttaaaaaatagcaaTCTAAGCAAAACAACTTAAGcaaataacttgaaattaaaaaaaatatcttaaacaaataataatttataaataaaattttaaaaaattatagtgaacaacctaaacaaataataatttataatttttaaaaatttatagtaCCAACACCTAAGTAAATAATTTGttcaacaatattaaaaactaaataccCAACAACCTAAGAAAgcgtattaaaaatttaaaaatttacaaCCTAATCAAATAAtgagttataatttataaataaaatttttagtgaTGACAGCTAAGCAAATAATTAGttcaacaatattaaaaactaaataccCAACAACTTAAGAAAGcgtatttaaaaattcaaaagtaacaacctaagcaaataataagttataatttataaataaaatatttaaaaaattttaatgacgACACTTAAGCACATAAATTCCCAAACTCAATATATGAGAGCTACGTCAGCATAAGAGATCTCCAGTTGTATTACTATAACgattactataaagataaagatttcTCTTAGCAAAATttagataattaaataatattatttttttaaattaatttttttaaaaattttaatttatgagcaAATAACTTCAAATTaaaaagtaacaatttaagtaaataataatttctgatttaaaagagtaatatgtaaataacttaaaatttaaaaaataacaacctaagcaaataacttaaaatttaaaaaataactacctAAACAAAATAacctgaaatttaaaaaataacaagttAAGTAaaacaacctaagcaaataatttaaatttaaaaaatagtaacctaagtaaataataatttataatttataaataaaattctaaaaatttctagtaaTGACATCTAAGCAAATAAATTTCCAAACTCAACTTATGAACTACGTCATAAGAGCTTTCCAATTGTATtattataaagataaagataaagattatAAGAACTTCTCAATTATATTATTACAAAGATACCGGTGTTTTAGTAAGTTTTAacgattgattttaattttatatatatatatataaaagatcaaGTTAAAAATCAATGAAACACTGTTACGGATCTGGGCCACAGATCCCGAGCCCGAGGTTGGACCCAAACCCGGCTTCCCGGGCCCGACCCGCCTCTCTCCTCTAGAAGGCCCAAAAACCGGCCCTCTAGAACTCTCAACCGACTTTCGAAATCAAAcgcctcccttatcttagccaaataagataagataagatattcaccatcacctataaatagaggacccacgTCTTTCCAAGTATTCATTCATCCCTCACGccttctacctcttagatccattctgacttgagcgtcggagtgtctttgcaggtacctccccccattgctccagtcaagtgatccggcatccgcctcgacccgcaagttcccgatccatctctcaacccgtaccggaGACTTccagtacattggcgccgtctgtggggaattGCGCCGACTAAGCCGGAATGGGGGACGTACTGGAAGAAGCCTCCTCAAGCCGGGAGGACTCTCAACCAAAGAATCCGATCCCAGAACACCAAGAGGTCACAAACTAGGGAAGGATAGCAAGTATTGTCCACCATACAAACGACCATATCATCACGGAACCGCGAATCCCCGAGAAAACGGGGGATAAAGCGGCACAAATCATCCAAGATCTCTGCCTTCGGGTCCAGGAACTCGAAGGCAAATTGGCCAGCAAGGAAAGACACAACAACGAACACGGAAGCCACGCAACTTCCAGGTCAAAATCTCGCCACGGCAGATCGCCGACTCGGCGACACGATAGAAGAGACGGTCGCAGCACCTCGCGCACCCACGGGAGAGAGAAATCACCAGAACGGCGATACAGCAAAAGACACAACCGCAACACTTCCCGAGACCCGAGTCGTCAGCACGACTCGGACGAAGATCGGCGCCACCGAGATACTAAACGCACAAGAAACGACCACACAATAATGGGAGCTACTCCTTTCACAGAAAGGATCTTAAGAGCAAAACTCCCTAAAGGTTTCGACAAACCCACCGACATGAAGTACGACGGAACCAAGGATCCCCAAGAacatctaacggccttcgaggccaggatgaacctagaaggagcaGCCGACGCGGTCCGATGTAGGGCCTTCCTAGTAACTTTAGCGGGGCCAGCAATCAagtggttcaacgccctcccaaacggatccatAACTAGCTTCCACGACATCTCGTGAAAATTCATGGCCCAATTCACAACTAGAATCACTaaagccaaacaccccatcagccTACTAGGGGTCACCCAGAAACAAGAAGAATCCACAAGGAAGtacctcgaccgcttcaacgatgaatgcctaacggtcgacggactcacggattCCGTCGCAAGCCTCTGCCTAATCAACGGGCTCATGAATGAAGATTttcgcaaacacctcaccaccaaacCAGTATGGagtatggaccatgcacgagatccagaaCGTCGCCAGAGATTACATCAATGATGAGgaagtcagccaggtcgtcgcCGCCAATAAACGGCAACACGGCAACACCCAGCACGGTAGCTCGGCGCCCCGACATAACCCACCACCCAGAGAAAATCAGAGGGACCACCCTAAGCCAACAAACGCCAACCGACCGCCCAGAATCGGCAAGTTCTCTAATTACACACCCTTGACAGCCCCAAttaccgagatataccaccaaataACGGACAAGGGTATCATCCCAAAAGCTCGGCAAATGAAAGAAAGAACGGGCGGCAGCAAAACCTTTTACTCTGACTACCACCGAGGATACGGGCACAGGACACAAGACTGTTTTGACCTCAAGGACGCCCTCGAACAAGCCATAAGGGACGGAAAACTCCCAGAGTTCGCTAAAATCATCAGGCAACCAAAGCGCACGGAAAAAGATAGGTCGCCAGAGAGAGAAGGGCGCAACCCGAGGACACAAAAACAAACCCCCAGAGAAAAGCTCAGAAGACGACCCGACCATAATAGTAAATGTTATCACAGGCAAGGACGTATTAAGTAAATCAAAATCAACACTAAAAAAGGACCTCAAAATCCTGGCCGTCAGGGACCAAGCTCCAACCACAACCACCGGTAAAATGATAACTTTCCTACCCGAGGACTGCCAGCATGGCACCTCGGCTGAAGACGCCCCTTTTGTCATCTCAGCAAGAATCGGAATAGGACTCGTTCGAAGAATACTGGTGGACACCGACGCAGACTCCAACATCCTTTTCCGaggagccttcgacaagctcgggctCCGCAACGAAAATCTCCAAACACACCGCAACGGTGTCACGGGACTCGGGGACAACTTTCTCAAACCAGAAGGTTCCATCACCCTCCCCCTCACCATAGGAACAGGCAACCAAAGGATGACAATTCTATCTGAATTCGTGGTCCTAGAAGACTCCACTGCTTACAACGTCATCctcggaagaaaaacaatcaatgaTTTCTCGGCCatcatctttaccaaatacctccttATGAAGTTCATAACGGAGGACGGCTCCATCGAAACCATCCATGGAGACCGGGAAGTCGCGGCAGAATGCAACAACACCAGCCTAGCTCTACGAAAAAAATCCCGCGACGCGGCTGGGATATTCCTAGCCGACCTGGACGCCCGACAAGACGGCCAACCTAGGCCTGAACCGGAAGGCGACATGGAAAAACTACAAGTAGGGCAAACCAAGGACGAATACACCTTCATCAACAAGAACCTCCCATATGACCTTAAAGAAGACCTTTCCCAACTCTTAAAACTAAACAGAGACTTGTTCGCTTTtacaccagccgacatgccgggaataGATCCCGACTTAATGTCCCACCGGCTAGCCGTAGATCCCAAGGCCAAACCCGTGGCACAAAGGAGACGGAAAATGTCGTCAGACCGAGCGGCCGAGGTCAAAAGACAAGTACAAGCCCTACTCGAAGCAAACTTCATCCGAGAACTACCCTACACGACGTGGTTAGCAAATGTCGTACTGGTAAAAAAGTCCAACAGAAAGTGgcgaatgtgtgtcgactacacgGACCTCAAGAAAGCCTGTCCTAAAGACGCTTTtcccctaccaaacatcgacggattGGTGGACGCCGCATCCGGACAccgatacctcagcttcatggacgcatactccggCTATAATCAAATACCcatgcaccgacccgacgaggaaaAAATGGCATTCATCACCCCCGACGGAACGTACTGCTACACAGTCATGCCCTTCGGCTTGAAGAACGCCGGAGCCACCTACCAACGGCTCGTTAACAAAATATTTCAAGACCTGTCCGGAACCAAACTAGAAGTCTACATAGATGACATGCTCGCCAAGACCGACTCCGGCGATCAACTCATCAGCGACCTCAAGGTCATCATGAACACATTACGAAAGCAccaaatgcgactcaacccgacaaaatgcgctttcggaatggaggctggGAAGTTTCTCGGCATCATGATCACACAACGCGGAGTTGAAGCCAACTCAGAAAAGTGTCGCGCTATCCTTGAAATGACAAGCCCAAAAAACGTAAACGACATCCAAAAGCTCACCGGCCGACTAACAGCACTATCTCGCTTTCTCGGAGCATCGGCTCAAAAAGCAATCCCCTTcttcaaactaatgaaaaaaggaGCCCCCTTCAAATGGGAAGCAGAATGTGAAGAAGCTTTCCAATATTTCAAGAAAGTCCTAGCAGAACCACCAGTCCTCGCCAAACCCCAAACAGGGGAGACTCTCTACTTgtacctctccataacggaagaAGCACCCGCGGCGGCACTTATTCgcgaaaacgaaaagaaagagcaaaaacccatatacttcataagcaaagtctTTCAAGACACGGAAACCCGCTACTCGCGCCTAGAAAAGCTAGCCTTCGCCCTCCTCACGGCCTCCCGACGTCTACAGCAATATTTTCAGGCCCACCCCGTGGTAGTTCGAACCGACCAAGCGGTTAAACAGGTACTACAAAAACCCGACCTAGCAGGTAGAATGCTAGCATGATCCATCGAACTATCCCAGTTCGATATCAAGTTCAAACCCCGATACGCGATCAAAGCACAAGccatggccgactttatcgccgaGATGACACCGGGAAACTCCACCCCCGAATCATGGAAACTACACGTTGACGGCTCCTCGAACGTCACTTTCGGAGGCACCGGAGTCATTCTCAAAAGTCAAAACAGAGTCGTGATCAAACAGTCAGTACGATACGAATTCCCAGTCTCaaataaccaagcagaatatgaggccctCCTGGCGGGCTTAGCCCTAGCCAAAGAAGTCGGAGCAAAGGGCCTGGAAATAAACACGGATTCACAAATAGTCAGTTCCCAAATTAACGGAGACTACCAAACGCGAGATCCCCTGCTACAAcagtaccttgccaaagttaaCAAATTAAAGGAAGAATTCAATCACGTAACCATACGGCACGTCCCCAGGGAGCGTAACGCCAGGGCTGACCTCCTCTCTAAACTAGccagctgataaaccactattttatggtttatattgtgtttaattgtgtgattttatcatgatccttacccacttattcattaaattagcatgcatttagatttccttcctgaatttattacatgtttgaaaactgcttcctagagactttaattatttatttttaattctcctttattccattcgatgccatgatctgtgtgtaaagtgtttcagactttatagggcatgaatgagttggagattagaaaggaagctagcaaaaatggaaggaacacaagaatttgaggagataaccaacgagaagtgacgcggtcgcatggctcatgcgactgcacgaaggagagcaaatcgcagcgacgcggccgcatggctcacgcggtcgcgcggattggaaagcccaagcgacgcggtagcgtggatgacgcgaacgcgtggcgaggaaaaacgcgaatgacgcgtccgcatggatgacgcgatcgcgtgacatgtgcgatctgcataatctgtagaatttgttgggggcgattttggaccccattttggcccagttttcggcccggaacagcaaaccagagtcagagaacatgcagaaacaaaagacacattcattcagtagttttagagctagtttttttcactctcttaggttttcctctctaggtttttaggattttaatttttcaattggtcttagcactagaacattgagaagagttatttcctcatcaagacttcatcattctagtttgttttcttaacttggttttattcttccatgttctttgttttgttcaattttgtcattcagatacttttatgattatttaatgcaaggattatttcattttaattcaatttcaattccaataatcatgtcttcttttaattccctttcatgtgctatggattctttatttacaatgcgtgagtagtttccttacttgatggggagttgattaaaaggaactcttgagttggaaggattgaaagaaaatttgtaattgggttaaatgttggattgctatcctgtcaccaacgccaatccctttgaactaagtgggttgcaacttgtaaACAGATCTggtattccaacttgtttgactttcccttacctagtaaaggacaACCAAACAgaataaccattaattataaattaatcttacaatcgcaccatcaatagtagaaattccaaccaatcaactcctagtcaaggcttttattcatattatttaaattttctcaatttacatcccaatttacttagctcaacttcttggaacatctgattaataagattgcacacttttctgcaactcgttgggagacgacctgggacttaaaactcccagtaattttaattgaaattctCTATGACAtacttttaaattgataggcagattttcggtgagttaagaactatacttgcaacgtaaccattttaataatttttaattcaccagcttctgcgtcccataaatttttggcgccgttgccggggagttgcaatagagtgctaattttattaattagaatttatttatttgcattttatttaattttgctactatgagctgcatgtttcttccgtcaaatgacgcgttcacttcctgatccgcgcttgctaatattcgatcctgaaattaaaaggactatttcacgaataaggcgagggcggatctgaaagtgaatctgaggaagaaaccagcccccgttctattgattcggttgttttacgtgcagaaaacatagcagctagaagagttaccattcaggaggaaggagctcctgattttacaatgcaaccgtttcaagcgcatcatccagcggtagctacagattttgaaataaagactgcactgttaaatttgatgcccaagtttcatggcctacctgctcaagagcctatcaagcacttgagagatttccaggcagcctgttctactgtcaggcgtgatggcactgatgaaacttcaattctgctgaaagcttttccgttctctcttgagggaaaagcaagagagtggtactacactcaacctctagcaaatgtatccaactgggatacactcagaaaggagtttctggagaaattctttccatctgaagttactgataaactgagaaaGGATATCTCtacgattgttcaggatgacaatgagactctcttcgaATACTGGGAGtgtttcaataatcttctggaagcatgcccccaccacatgattgataaGATCGtactactcagctatatcacataaggtatgaggccccaagataagaccacattggaaagtgccagcaatgggtctatgaagaagtacaagaccactgatgaagcttggcaattgatcagtgatttagctgaatctactcggaaccacaaacagaagcaaggccgttcaaaagccattgcagaagtatcttctggcagagagactgctgctctaactcaaagcatctgtgagatgaccaacctgctgaagcaaatgcagttgaatcaacaagctcagcaaactcaaccgcagcaaaaccaacaactagtcccacaaagaatttgcagaatttgtgctgattacagctattacactgatgaatgcccgcagctccaacaagaagacaacatggtggcatccactcacaacttctatgaccgccccaaccaagggtacaatcaaagtggaaataataaccatggatggcaggacaattcaaaccagaattggagggacaacaataacaggggaggtagagataatcagggaaatcagaggtggaataataacaacaacaggcagcaaaatcaaccttaccgagcacctcacctgaggcaaaaccaaggaccaccgaataatcagcagcaaacctctcaatttactcattcttctgtatcttctaatgaagatttattataagcttttgagaaaagacaattggccatggaaagtaccatcgtgaacagtattaatgccagtctgaatggtctcacctctactctgcaagcttttatgacacagctttgttcagcacaaaattccagtaaccaaccttcaagcaccactggaatcccctctcaaccattacctaatccaaagggaggcattaatgccatcaccctgaggtttGGAACTACactacaggagaggaatcaggaggaaccaaactcaccagaatacgcctcagttGAAGAGGTGGTGggaatcgaagatgttgaagaggaagaggatatacaggacatagctgaagaagagatagctcaaccacaagaagaagcaccaaaaggcgcaggcaCCACGAAAACCACtgttcccattccatttccacagcttgcaaggaagtccaggaagcagctggaacctgatcctaaaatggtggagatattcaaaaaggtcgaggtaactgtccccctttttgatgttattcagcaggtacctaaatatgcaaagtttctaaaagacttatgtatccataaagacaagattaatgaattagaaactattcctttaggtagttctatatctgctttaatgggaggattacctgaaaaatgtagtgatccaggtccttgcatagttagttgtactattggtggtgtagtaatttatgattgcatgtgtgatttaggagcatgtatcagtataatgcctttgtccatatatgatgttttgaggctccctcccttaaaaaggtcggcagctcgttttgtgttagcagataaaagcattattacagtggctggagttgctgaagatgtttttgtgaatattaaagggctcacatttcccactgatttttatatcttggagatgccccataatgattcagataagccatcatcgatcatacttggaagaccattcctgaagacatcaaaattcaaattggatgctttttcaggaacatactcctttgaaatagatggccgcatagtgatcttcaatTTGAATGGAGTCATTAAcaacccccagaagatcgttctatcttccagtgtgatgtcatagacgaaagtgtggctgaagttcaaaaagaagagtttgaagagaggcacactcgacaaggtccgagtgtgaggaccctcttaactgacagtgagggcacttcgtcattttcacgagctccagataatccagagcctgcccatgatcaaaagttagaattgaaacctcttcctccacacctcaaatatgcttatctcgaggacgagcagaagcttccggttattattgcaagagacctgacttctcaacaagaagagcagctacttgcTGTGctaaggaagcataagaaggcaattgggtggagtttggcagacatagtgggaatcaaccctcaagtatgcgagcacagaatatttttagaagagggagcaagacctgtccgtcaacctcagagaagattgaatcccaccatcttagaagttgtcaagaaggaggtgaccagactattggaggccggtatcatataccccatttcagacagtgaatgggtaagcccagtacaagtggtgcccaagaagtccggagtcactaccgtgaagaatgagcatggagagctcatagcaactagagttcagaatgcttggagagtctgcattgattacaagcctctcaaccaagctacccgtaaggatcactacctacttccattcattgatcaaatgctggattgcctgtcaggtaaatcacattactgctttctagatggttacacaggttatttccagattcatatagctcctgaggatcaggaaaagactacttttacatgtccttttgggacctatgcttataagagaatgccctttggcttgtgcaatgcaccagccacttttcaaaggtgcatgatgagtcttttctctgatcttattgaggactgtatgaaagtttttatggacgattttagcatttatggtgattcttttagcctttgcttagatgggttatctagagtattagatagatgtgttaatacaaaccttgtattgaatttcgaaaaatgccactttatggtaaaacaagggattgtattaggacatgtggtatctaataatggcatttctgtagacccagcaaaggtgaatgttatttctagtttaccttacccctcttctgtgagggaagtccgttcgttccttggccatgcaggtttctacaggagatttattaaggactttagtaaggtggcacttcccttatccagattactgcagaaggatattgagtttgagttcagtgaggattgcaaacaaacgtttgataagctgaagactgctctaatgtaagccccaattgtgagaggaccagactggaaccagccgtttgaaatcatgtgcgatgcttccaaccatgcagtaggagcagcgctggctcagtgtgaaggtaaggatccttttgtta
This window contains:
- the LOC140180118 gene encoding uncharacterized protein — translated: MITFLPEDCQHGTSAEDAPFVISARIGIGLVRRILVDTDADSNILFRGAFDKLGLRNENLQTHRNGVTGLGDNFLKPEGSITLPLTIGTGNQRMTILSEFVVLEDSTAYNVILGRKTINDFSAIIFTKYLLMKFITEDGSIETIHGDREVAAECNNTSLALRKKSRDAAGIFLADLDARQDGQPRPEPEGDMEKLQVGQTKDEYTFINKNLPYDLKEDLSQLLKLNRDLFAFTPADMPGIDPDLMSHRLAVDPKAKPVAQRRRKMSSDRAAEVKRQVQALLEANFIRELPYTTWLANVVLVKKSNRKWRMCVDYTDLKKACPKDAFPLPNIDGLVDAASGHRYLSFMDAYSGYNQIPMHRPDEEKMAFITPDGTYCYTVMPFGLKNAGATYQRLVNKIFQDLSGTKLEVYIDDMLAKTDSGDQLISDLKVIMNTLRKHQMRLNPTKCAFGMEAGKFLGIMITQRGVEANSEKCRAILEMTSPKNVNDIQKLTGRLTALSRFLGASAQKAIPFFKLMKKGAPFKWEAECEEAFQYFKKVLAEPPVLAKPQTGETLYLYLSITEEAPAAFDIKFKPRYAIKAQAMADFIAEMTPGNSTPESWKLHVDGSSNVTFGGTGVILKSQNRVVIKQSVRYEFPVSNNQAEYEALLAGLALAKEVGAKGLEINTDSQIVSSQINGDYQTRDPLLQQYLAKVNKLKEEFNHVTIRHVPRERNARADLLSKLAS